GGCAGCTTTATAACCAAGGTGCTTCAACGGAGTGTAAACCAGGTTGAAATGAACACCCTCGGCCAGCATATCCGTGGTCACCACGGTCCGTTTTCCTCCATGGTCAATTACAGCGGCATCATCCCCGATTCCCTTAATTGTACTTTTGTTTATTGCAGTCAGGTCCTTCGTAAGATGTCTGATCAAACCAAATTCACCTATAGCCGAAATATCATCCTGTGGCTTGTCTGTCATAAGCTGTATCAAATTCAAAGCGCAAATATCAGGATAAATTGATACAGATTTATTATATTTGCCATTATTTAGAATTAATCTAAATATTAATAGTGATTGAAAAATAGTGAGTTATAAATTATAGGTTAGATGGCTGAATCACAAGATAATATATTAGACGAAGTTACTGGTAGTGAATATAAATATGGTTTCTTTACGGATATCGAAACGGAAACCATACCCAAAGGACTGAATGAGGATGTCGTGAGGCTGATTTCCGCCAAGAAAAAAGAACCGGAGTTTATGCTTGAATTCCGGTTGAAAGCTTATCGTCAATGGCTTACAATGAAAATGCCCAAATGGGCGCACCTGCAAATTCCGGAAATCCCTTACCAGGATATCATTTATTATGCGGCTCCCAAACAGGTTGCAGGTCCGAAGAGCCTTGAAGAAGTGGATCCTGAACTGCTTAAAACGTTTGACAAACTGGGTATTCCTCTTGAAGAACAGAAAATGCTGTCAGGAGTAGCTGTGGATGCGGTAATGGACAGCGTTTCGGTAAAAACAACCTTCAGGAATACTCTTGCCGAACTGGGCATTATATTCTGCTCAATGAGTGAGGCAATCCGGGAATATCCCGACCTCGTTAAAAAGTACCTGGGTTCTGTTGTTCCGTATACCGACAATTATTTCGCCTCGCTGAATTCGGCAGTTTTCAGCGACGGATCGTTCTGCTACATTCCCAAAGGTGTACGCTGCCCAATGGAGCTTTCGACATATTTCCGGATTAACGCGGCTAACACAGGCCAGTTCGAAAGGACTCTCCTGATAGCTGACGATGATGCCTATGTAAGTTATCTTGAAGGATGTACTGCCCCGATGCGCGATGAAAACCAGTTGCATGCAGCCGTTGTTGAAATTGTTGCACTCGAAAATGCTGAGGTCAAATATTCAACGGTTCAGAACTGGTATCCCGGCGATAAAAATGGCAAAGGAGGTATTTTTAATTTTGTCACCAAAAGAGGAATATGCAAAGGTGATAA
The window above is part of the Bacteroidales bacterium genome. Proteins encoded here:
- the sufB gene encoding Fe-S cluster assembly protein SufB: MAESQDNILDEVTGSEYKYGFFTDIETETIPKGLNEDVVRLISAKKKEPEFMLEFRLKAYRQWLTMKMPKWAHLQIPEIPYQDIIYYAAPKQVAGPKSLEEVDPELLKTFDKLGIPLEEQKMLSGVAVDAVMDSVSVKTTFRNTLAELGIIFCSMSEAIREYPDLVKKYLGSVVPYTDNYFASLNSAVFSDGSFCYIPKGVRCPMELSTYFRINAANTGQFERTLLIADDDAYVSYLEGCTAPMRDENQLHAAVVEIVALENAEVKYSTVQNWYPGDKNGKGGIFNFVTKRGICKGDNSKISWTQVETGSAVTWKYPSCILRGNNTVGEFYSVAVTNNYQQADTGTKMIHIGKNSRSTIISKGISAGHGQNSFRSLVKVMKTADKVRNFTQCDSMLMGDKCGAHTFPYIEVENQSAVLEHEATTSRIGEDQIFYCNQRGIDTETAVGLIINGYAREVLNKLPMEFAVEAQKLLAISLEGSVG